From the Cohaesibacter sp. ES.047 genome, the window GAACGATAATCGTCAGGCAAAGTCTGAGAACAAGCCCTCGCGGTCCAAACCCAAGCAGAGCGATAACGAACCTGCCAGCAAGCCGGACGTAGCGAAGGACCCCGCTCCCAGAAGCGAGACCAAACGGACAGCGCCCAGTCAGTCACGCGGCAACAACAATTCCCGCCGCAATCGGGATCGCGATGACAAGCAAGTGATCGGAATGGGCGATCATGTGCCAGCATTCCTGTTGCAGCCGATCCGGCCGCCCAAGAGCAGTTCCGAGGGTAGCGAAACAGCCGAATAGATTCAGCTGTTTCCCACCACACCTGCAAAAATTACCTATGGCTGCAAAATTCTGAGACACATTCGCGCTTTAGCCAGAAGATTTTTGCAAAAAAGAAGCAAAAATGTCGACTTTTCGATCAGAAAGTTCCCTACGCAAAATCGCAGAAATCATCGAAAATTTCTCAAGCCTTTGAAAATATGAGGAATTTTCGTTGTATTATCGAGCGTACAAAATCCCCCACTTAACGTCGTTTTAAGCCTTCATCGAATATTCTATTCGACATATTGGGGTAACGAGGGATCGTGTGCTAGCACACTAAGTCGATAGCGATGGAAAACGGCGACTATAAACGCACATACATTTACGGTGAGTCAGCTCTTGGCAATTTGAAGAAAAATCAAATGCCCGCTTATCCGCGCAATTATGAGATCTGGTACACCTATGCAGCCGGCTTCAACCGGGGCCTGAACAAGGCCATAAACGATATTCTGCGAGCCCATGGCACCATCACGCCAGGCCAACTCGACACGATTTATTCCGAACATCTTGCTCCCAACCGCCTCAACGATCGCATCGAGGAGGTCGGCGGCAAGATATCGACGGAACTGCGCTCCATTGTGCGCGAAGTCGAAGAATATGTCAGCACCGCAAGCAACTATGGTGATGCTCTTGTTGGTGCGTCGAAAAACCTGTCAATGACGGAAGACCGTCAGGTCATTCGCCAGATTGTCTCCGAGCTCATCAATGAAACCAAGGATGTGGAAGAGCAGAACCGCGCCTTGAGCGAACAGCTCGCAACTTCGCAGGCGCAAGTCGTGGAACTGCGTGAAACGCTCGATACCATCCGGTACGAGTCCCTCACCGACGATCTGACCACCCTTGCCAATCGCAAGCATTTTGATCGATCGCTGCAACAGGCCATGGAAGAAGCAGAACACACCGGTGATCCGCTGACACTTCTGATGACCGACATCGACCATTTCAAAAAGTTCAATGACACATTCGGACACCAGACAGGCGATCAGGTCCTGCGCCTCGTTGCGATCGCGGTGAAACAGAATGTGAAGGGTCAGGACATCCCCTGCCGTTATGGTGGCGAAGAATTTGCGGTCATCCTGCCCAAGACGAACCTGCGGCAGGCTCTAGCCGTGGCAGAAAATATCCGCAAGGCTGTGATGGCCAAGGAACTGATCAAGCGCTCTACCGGCGAAAATCTCGGCAGGATCACAATTTCCATTGGGTGTTCGAGCTACGCTCCGGGCGATTCGATTCAGGAAGTGATCGAGCGTGCCGACCAGTGTCTCTATGCAGCCAAACGCAGCGGGCGCAATCTGGTCAAGTGCGAAACCGATCCGGACGTGGATGTGCTGGAAACAGCCATCACCACGACAGGCGCGGCATAGTCCTGAAAGACAATGTGAAGACAAACAAAAAGCGGCCCGAGAGCCGCTTTTTTGTATTCGAATTTCTTCTCAAACTCTGGGTCTCAGCCTGATCCAACTCACTGCGCCGCCTTGAGCGCCTCAAGCTTGGATGGATCAACCGGCGTCAGCGACACCGACTCGCCACAGCCGCAAGCCGACGATTCATTGGGATTGTTGAAGGTAAAGCCCGTGCGGAACTTGCCCACCTCGTAGCCCATCTCCGTGCCGAGCAGAAAGAGAACGGCTTTCGG encodes:
- a CDS encoding GGDEF domain-containing protein, translating into MPAYPRNYEIWYTYAAGFNRGLNKAINDILRAHGTITPGQLDTIYSEHLAPNRLNDRIEEVGGKISTELRSIVREVEEYVSTASNYGDALVGASKNLSMTEDRQVIRQIVSELINETKDVEEQNRALSEQLATSQAQVVELRETLDTIRYESLTDDLTTLANRKHFDRSLQQAMEEAEHTGDPLTLLMTDIDHFKKFNDTFGHQTGDQVLRLVAIAVKQNVKGQDIPCRYGGEEFAVILPKTNLRQALAVAENIRKAVMAKELIKRSTGENLGRITISIGCSSYAPGDSIQEVIERADQCLYAAKRSGRNLVKCETDPDVDVLETAITTTGAA